In one window of Solanum pennellii chromosome 2, SPENNV200 DNA:
- the LOC107009599 gene encoding probable hexokinase-like 2 protein encodes MKKDVVVLAAVTTVSTIVAAVLLVRQWRRRSEQRWRHAQRILRKFARECATPVPKLWQIADDLVAQMQAGLNSTQSTLQMLPSCLPSLPNGDEKGLFYGINLRGTNFIVVQARLGGRNAPMSRIGGRCEPISDLYRQEISIPPNIIEASSQELFDWITVELGKFISLHSEGLQGGEKNLGFTVSPTIAEVAASRETAIAWKDSLLGDAAGNKLLNEINVAMEKHSVDKRVFALVDDTIGVLAGGRYYSKESVAAVTLGMGTNAAYVESAQSVVKWPDQTPKPEEIAINTHWGNFRSSHLPITEFDTSLDAESSNPGSQIFEKLISGTYLGETVRRILLKMAQESALFGDTVPPKLAIPYSLRSPDMAAMHQDTSEDYEIIDEKLGEIFEITNSTTMARELVAEICDVVAERGARLVGAGIVGIVKKLDRLSNRISIITVEGGVYEHYRVFRNYLHSSVWEMLGNEFSDNVIIEHSHGGSGASSIYIAASQP; translated from the exons ATGAAGAAGGATGTTGTGGTTTTGGCAGCAGTAACGACGGTTTCCACCATCGTAGCGGCGGTGCTTTTGGTGAGGCAATGGAGGCGACGTAGCGAGCAACGGTGGAGGCATGCACAACGCATCCTTCGAAAATTCGCAAGAGAATGTGCAACCCCTGTTCCTAAATTATGGCAAATTGCTGATGATCTCGTTGCTCAGATGCAAGCTGGTCTAAATTCAACTCAATCCACACTCCAAATGCTTCCTTCTTGCTTACCTTCACTCCCTAATGG TGATGAGAAAGGTCTATTCTATGGGATTAATCTTCGAGGAACTAACTTCATCGTCGTTCAAGCGCGACTTGGAGGAAGAAATGCACCCATGTCACGTATTGGAGGAAGATGTGAACCCATTTCGGATCTATACAgacaagaaatttcaattcctcccAACATAATAGAGGCCAGCTCCCAG GAATTATTTGATTGGATAACTGTGGAGCTTGGAAAATTCATCTCCCTGCATAGTGAAGGTTTACAAGGAGGAGAGAAAAATCTGGGATTTACAGTATCACCTACTATTGCAGAAGTAGCTGCCTCCAGGGAAACAGCCATTGCGTGGAAGGACTCATTATTAGGAGATGCA GCAGGGAACAAGTTGTTGAATGAAATTAATGTCGCCATGGAGAAGCACAGTGTTGATAAGCGAGTTTTTGCCCTG GTTGATGATACCATTGGAGTTTTGGCTGGAGGAAGGTACTACAGTAAAGAGAGTGTGGCTGCAGTCACTCTAGGAATGGGCACTAATGCGGCTTATGTAGAATCAGCACAATCCGTTGTAAAATGGCCTGATCAGACTCCAAAACCAGAAGAAATA GCAATTAATACCCACTGGGGGAATTTTAGATCCTCCCATCTTCCAATTACAGAGTTTGATACATCGTTAGATGCTGAAAGTTCAAATCCTGGTAGCCAG ATATTTGAGAAGCTTATTTCAGGTACATACTTAGGAGAAACTGTTAGAAGAATCTTATTAAAGATGGCTCAGGAATCAGCTTTATTTGGAGATACTGTACCACCTAAGCTAGCAATTCCGTATTCGTTGAG GTCCCCCGATATGGCTGCTATGCATCAAGACACATCAGAGGATTATGAAATAATTGATGAGAAACTTGGAGAAATTTTTGAG ATAACTAACTCTACAACCATGGCAAGAGAACTAGTTGCAGAGATCTGTGATGTTGTAGCAGAACGTGGAGCTCGCTTAGTTGGAGCTGGCATCGTAGGGATTGTAAAGAAACTAGACAGACTTTCTAATAGGATTAGCATTATTACTGTAGAAGGTGGTGTCTATGAGCATTATCGTGTTTTCAGGAACTATCTGCATAGCAGCGTATGGGAGATGCTTGGCAATGAATTCTCTGACAATGTGATTATTGAACATTCTCATGGTGGTTCTGGAGCCAGTTCCATCTACATTgccgcttcacaaccataa
- the LOC107011033 gene encoding leucine-rich repeat receptor-like serine/threonine-protein kinase BAM1 precursor, translating into MRLLFLLLLMHFFTDFSAGKQPRLPEYQALLALKTAITDDPQLTLASWNISTSHCTWNGVTCDTHRHVTSLDISGFNLTGTLPPEVGNLRFLQNLSVAVNQFTGPVPVEISFIPNLSYLNLSNNIFGMEFPSQLTRLRNLQVLDLYNNNMTGELPVEVYQMTKLRHLHLGGNFFGGRIPPEYGRFPSLEYLAVSGNALVGEIPPEIGNIATLQQLYVGYYNTFTGGIPPAIGNLSQLLRFDAANCGLSGEIPPEIGKLQNLDTLFLQVNSLSGSLTPEIGYLKSLKSLDLSNNMFSGEIPPTFAELKNITLVNLFRNKLYGSIPEFIEDLPELEVLQLWENNFTGSIPQGLGTKSKLKTLDLSSNKLTGNLPPNMCSGNNLQTIITLGNFLFGPIPESLGRCESLNRIRMGENYLNGSIPKGLLSLPHLSQVELQNNILTGTFPDISSKSNSLGQIILSNNRLTGPLPPSIGNFAVAQKLLLDGNKFSGRIPAEIGKLQQLSKIDFSHNNLSGPIAPEISQCKLLTYVDLSRNQLSGEIPTEITGMRILNYLNLSRNHLVGSIPAPISSMQSLTSVDFSYNNFSGLVPGTGQFSYFNYTSFLGNPDLCGPYLGPCKEGVVDGVSQPHQRGALTPSMKLLLVIGLLVCSIVFAVAAIIKARSLKKASEARAWKLTAFQRLDFTCDDILDSLKEDNVIGKGGAGIVYKGVMPSGEHVAVKRLPAMSRGSSHDHGFNAEIQTLGRIRHRHIVRLLGFCSNHETNLLVYEYMPNGSLGEMLHGKKGGHLHWDTRYKIALESAKGLCYLHHDCSPLILHRDVKSNNILLDSSFEAHVADFGLAKFLQDSGTSECMSAIAGSYGYIAPEYAYTLKVDEKSDVYSFGVVLLELVSGKKPVGEFGDGVDIVQWVRKMTDGKKDGVLKILDPRLSTVPLNEVMHVFYVALLCVEEQAVERPTMREVVQILTELPKPPGAKSDDSTVTDQSPPSASALESPTSIPGDTKDHHQPTPQSPPPDLLSI; encoded by the exons ATGcgtcttctttttcttcttcttcttatgcATTTTTTTACTGACTTTTCTGCCGGTAAACAACCACGCTTACCGGAATACCAGGCTTTGCTTGCCCTGAAAACTGCCATTACCGATGACCCGCAGTTAACTCTTGCCTCATGGAACATCTCCACCAGTCACTGTACGTGGAATGGTGTCACGTGCGACACGCATCGTCACGTGACCTCTCTTGATATTTCTGGGTTTAATCTTACCGGTACTCTTCCGCCGGAAGTTGGGAATCTTCGTTTCTTACAAAATTTGTCTGTTGCTGTTAACCAGTTTACTGGACCTGTTCCTGTTGAAATCTCCTTTATTCCAAATCTGAGTTACCTTAATCTTTCTAATAACATATTCGGGATGGAATTCCCTTCGCAGTTAACACGTCTGCGTAACCTCCAAGTCCTTGACCTTTACAACAACAATATGACCGGTGAACTTCCCGTTGAGGTGTATCAGATGACTAAACTTCGACATCTACACCTAGGCGGGAACTTTTTCGGTGGCCGCATTCCTCCGGAGTATGGAAGATTCCCGTCTCTAGAGTACCTCGCAGTTTCAGGCAATGCATTGGTAGGAGAGATACCACCGGAGATTGGAAATATCGCTACACTTCAGCAGTTGTATGTAGGATACTACAATACCTTCACCGGTGGGATTCCACCGGCAATAGGGAACTTATCGCAGCTCCTTCGGTTTGATGCTGCTAACTGTGGACTTTCGGGGGAGATTCCACCGGAGATTGGGAAGCTTCAGAACCTTGATACCCTGTTCCTGCAAGTGAATTCTCTATCTGGATCTTTAACTCCGGAGATAGGTTATCTGAAGAGCTTGAAATCTTTGGATCTGTCGAATAACATGTTCTCTGGCGAGATACCGCCGACATTTGCGGAGCTTAAGAATATCACTCTTGTTAATCTTTTCCGGAATAAGCTTTATGGGTCAATACCAGAGTTCATAGAGGACTTGCCGGAACTAGAGGTGTTGCAGCTTTGGGAAAATAACTTTACTGGAAGCATTCCACAGGGGTTAGGCACAAAGAGCAAGCTCAAAACTCTTGATCTCAGTTCCAATAAATTAACGGGAAATTTACCCCCAAACATGTGCTCCGGTAACAATCTGCAGACAATTATCACTCTAGGGAACTTCTTGTTTGGCCCAATTCCTGAATCTTTGGGTAGGTGTGAATCACTTAATCGGATTAGAATGGGAGAAAATTATCTGAATGGGTCAATTCCAAAAGGGCTCTTAAGCTTGCCACATCTGTCACAAGTTGAACTTCAGAATAATATTCTCACTGGTACATTTCCTGATATTTCTTCCAAATCCAACAGTCTTGGCCAGATTATCCTTTCAAATAATCGCTTAACTGGACCTTTGCCACCAAGCATTGGAAACTTTGCTGTAGCCCAAAAATTGCTTCTTGATGGGAACAAATTTTCGGGACGAATTCCTGCTGAAATAGGAAAGCTTCAACAGCTATCAAAAATTGATTTCAGTCATAACAACCTTTCTGGACCCATTGCTCCGGAGATTAGCCAGTGCAAGTTGCTGACTTATGTTGATCTCAGCAGGAACCAACTTTCGGGTGAGATTCCTACTGAGATCACAGGTATGAGAATACTCAACTACTTGAATTTATCGCGAAACCACTTAGTTGGGAGTATTCCTGCCCCTATTTCTAGTATGCAGAGTTTAACTTCTGTTGATTTCTCGTACAACAACTTTTCTGGTTTAGTTCCTGGAACCGGGCAATTTAGTTATTTCAATTACACCTCATTTCTAGGCAATCCAGATCTGTGCGGACCCTATTTGGGCCCTTGCAAAGAGGGCGTTGTTGACGGGGTTAGTCAACCTCACCAACGAGGAGCCTTAACGCCTTCGATGAAGCTTTTACTTGTTATTGGTTTGCTTGTCTGTTCTATTGTGTTTGCTGTTGCTGCAATTATAAAGGCCCGATCTTTAAAGAAGGCAAGTGAAGCTCGTGCCTGGAAGCTAACTGCTTTTCAGCGCCTAGATTTTACTTGTGATGATATTTTGGATAGCTTGAAGGAGGATAACGTTATTGGAAAAGGAGGGGCTGGTATTGTCTACAAGGGGGTAATGCCTAGCGGGGAACATGTAGCGGTTAAGAGGTTGCCAGCTATGAGCAGGGGTTCCTCTCATGATCATGGGTTCAATGCAGAGATACAGACTCTTGGGAGGATCCGACACAGACACATTGTTAGATTATTAGGATTTTGCTCGAATCATGAGACAAATCTATTGGTTTACGAGTACATGCCTAATGGAAGTCTTGGGGAAATGCTTCATGGCAAGAAAGGCGGTCATTTACATTGGGATACCAGGTATAAGATTGCCTTGGAGTCTGCTAAGGGTCTTTGCTATCTCCATCACGATTGCTCTCCTTTGATCCTCCATCGTGATGTGAAATCAAACAACATTCTGCTGGACTCCAGCTTTGAAGCTCATGTTGCTGATTTTGGACTTGCTAAGTTCTTGCAAGATTCAGGGACATCAGAATGCATGTCTGCTATTGCTGGTTCTTATGGGTACATTGCTCCAG AATATGCTTACACCCTTAAGGTTGATGAGAAGAGTGATGTATATAGCTTCGGTGTGGTGCTTTTAGAACTGGTAAGTGGCAAAAAGCCAGTTGGAGAATTTGGTGATGGTGTTGACATAGTCCAATGGGTTAGGAAAATGACTGATGGGAAAAAGGATGGAGTTCTCAAGATCCTTGACCCAAGACTCTCAACGGTTCCCCTTAATGAGGTGATGCATGTCTTCTATGTCGCATTGTTGTGTGTCGAAGAGCAGGCTGTGGAACGCCCCACCATGCGAGAGGTAGTGCAAATACTAACGGAACTTCCCAAGCCACCAGGTGCAAAATCAGATGACTCAACCGTCACTGATCAGTCGCCCCCATCAGCCTCTGCATTAGAGTCCCCAACCTCAATTCCCGGGGACACAAAAGACCATCATCAACCAACACCTCAATCACCTCCACCTGACCTACTCAGTATCTAA